The genomic window AGCAGACCGGGATAGCTGAAGATTACCTCGTCGTAGCCCTTGGCCGCCGGATCGCCGATCAGGGCGGCATCAATATCCTTGATCAACACCGCCTGGATCGCGGGCATGGTCCGGATGAAGTTGAGCGCCAACTCATGGCCCCGCTCGTTGCAGTGGGAGCAGGGCTGGTTGAAACGGAAACAGTCGTGCTGGATCGCCAGGTTGATCTGTTCGGAAAGATGTTCGAACAGGGCCGTGACTTCCTGGCCGATCAGGTATTCGAGGTTGGTCGGGTTGATGATCGCGCCACTGAAGTAGCCGGGAAACAGGATCCGCCTGATTTGATCGATTATCTTGACCACGGCCTGGTGGGAGGGGTTGGGCACAGAGCCGCTGCTGGCAAAGCAGTCGTTTTTTGTCCAGGCCCGGGCCAGTTCCTTGACCACCGGCGGGATATGTTTGTAGCTGTGGACGATGGTGCCGACTTCGCTCAGGCATTCCTTGGGTTCAAAGGGGGATTTGCTCATGGTCCTTTTCCTTGTCCGAGGAGAAAAATACCGTAGGTGGCGCGGAGATTGGGGAGACGATGGATGATGTTGCCCCGGTCCTCGTGGTGATGGGTGTTGATCGCCACTTCCTTGAAAATGGTACAGCCGATCTCGCTGGCGAATTTCTTGAAATCCTTGATGGTCAGCACCCGGATATTGGGGGTGTCGTACCAGTTGTACGGCAGTTCCTTGCTCTTGGGCGTATAGCC from Desulfobacterales bacterium includes these protein-coding regions:
- a CDS encoding serine acetyltransferase — translated: MSKSPFEPKECLSEVGTIVHSYKHIPPVVKELARAWTKNDCFASSGSVPNPSHQAVVKIIDQIRRILFPGYFSGAIINPTNLEYLIGQEVTALFEHLSEQINLAIQHDCFRFNQPCSHCNERGHELALNFIRTMPAIQAVLIKDIDAALIGDPAAKGYDEVIFSYPGLLAITVFRAAHELHKLKVPVIPRIMTEHAHSLTGIDIHPGATIGESFFTDHGTGVVVGETTEIGNRVRLYQGVTLGALSLPRDAGDRYRNTRRHPTIEDDVIIYANTTILGGETVIGARSVIGGNIWITESVPPDTKVLLKRPELIYSGNGKAGRERK